A region from the Silene latifolia isolate original U9 population chromosome 7, ASM4854445v1, whole genome shotgun sequence genome encodes:
- the LOC141592614 gene encoding uncharacterized protein LOC141592614, with the protein MDVKADGKEKGLVLLKQGAEARVFESAFVGRRCIIKERFSKKYRHPSLDSKLTLKCLNAEARCMTKARKLGVPTPVLFSVDPVLHTLIFEFIEGPMIKEVLLEFGATGIVEERLQDIATQIGDKIAKLHDGGLIHGDLTTSNMLIKKDTNQLVLIDFGLSFTSTLPEDKAVDLYVLERALISMHSSCGNVMERVLAAYRKSSKQWCSTLNKLAQVRQRGRKRTMIG; encoded by the exons ATGGACGTGAAGGCTGATGGAAAAGAGAAGGGTCTCGTTCTACTAAAGCAAGGTGCTGAAGCG AGAGTTTTTGAGTCAGCTTTTGTTGGAAGGAGATGTATTATAAAGGAGCGTTTTTCAAAGAAGTACAGGCACCCATCTCTGGACTCAAAGCTTACGCTTAAATGCCTGAATGCT GAAGCTAGATGTATGACAAAAGCCAGAAAATTAGGCGTCCCCACACCAGTTTTATTCTCAGTTGATCCTGTGCTTCATACACTGATATTTGAATTTATCGAAGGTCCGATGATCAAAGAAGTATTACTTGAGTTTGGTGCCACTGGAATTGTTGAAGAACGCTTGCAGGATATTGCAACACAGATTGGAGACAAGATTGCAAAACTGCATGATGGTGGTCTGATACATGGAGACTTGACAACATCTAACATGTTGATAAAGAAGGATACCAATCAACTG GTGCTTATTGACTTTGGTCTGAGCTTCACCTCTACACTACCTGAAGACAAAGCAGTGGATCTGTATGTGCTTGAACGGGCCTTGATTTCCATGCATTCTTCATGTGGAAATGTG ATGGAAAGGGTACTTGCTGCATACAGGAAGTCCTCAAAGCAGTGGTGCTCAACTCTGAACAAGCTAGCTCAAG TGAGACAGAGGGGCCGAAAGCGAACCATGATTGGCTAA